In Coffea arabica cultivar ET-39 chromosome 9e, Coffea Arabica ET-39 HiFi, whole genome shotgun sequence, the genomic window TTGGGACCTGAAATGCCACATTAGTAAAACTTTAGGAACCAAATCTGTAATTTTGCTTTTCATACACTGACGCAAGGGACTAGTACTTCATGCTGTTGAAGTTGTACATCAATCCCaacaaacccaaccaaaacccCCGGGCGCATACTTGGCCGTGAAGCAGCTCTCTCCCACATTTCAGCACAAGAGAAGAAGCCAGACTACAATACAGGCTTCCGGAAACCCCAAGCcgtcttcctcttcttcttcttcgactTCGATCAATGGCGGCGAGGAACGCACTGCTAAAGTACCTGAGGGTGAATGTTCATCCAGTACAACCATTTCTCCAAAACCCTAGAACGGTCATTGGTGGCTCAATTTCTAATTTCCTAAGGCACCGTTGCTTCTCGGAGGAAGTTAGGGGCTCCTTCCTTGACAAGTCCGAGGTCACCGATCGCGTCGTCACCGTCGTCAAGAACTTCCAGAAAGTTGATCCTTCCAAGgtatttcccttttttttttggaatattagTCGGTATGGAAATTAGGATTTTATTGGGGTTTTTGGTAATATGGTGTTTGAATATGCTGAAAAATGTTTGGTTTGGTATGAAATTGCTGTCTTGATATGTAAATGCTGTAGACGGAAGGGGATTAGTGTGGTAATTTCATTGTTGAGGCACTACTTTTTCTGGTGCTTAATCATGATTACAGGACTTGCATTTCATCAgggaaaatctgatttttgataaTAATTGTTCATTCGTGGAGAGGGGTGAACATATTTAGTAAATGATTATCGGGTACCAGTTGTAAAAGATTTCGGCTGTTTCAGTTTAGATTTTTAGGCGCTTCAGTGTTAATTTTTTGTTGACGCGGAAAATAATTTACCATTCATGCTCGTCGATTTGCAATAGCCTTGTATGATTAGtagtcaaatattttttttttggtaataataGCCGTGTTGATTGGCAGTCAGTTGGAGTCAGCTTATTGATACTTAACTGTTTCTTTGGTGGTGTCTGTGGTATTAAGCAATTACATGGGGCTTAAGAAAGGCGAAAGCAATTGGACTTTCTTGGCGATCTTGGTTAAGGAGCCATTTTTGTATATTATTCGATGTTTAAAACGTGTCAGTAGCCATTGAGCATTAGACAATGTAGCCGAGATTCTAACCATTGACAATTCCAGCCCATTTAAGTAAGGGTTACTAGATACTATCCGATAGAGGTTTTAATAAAACAAGAGAACACATCAAACTAGTATGTGAATAGATCCTTTTTAGTTACAGATATGGTTATTCTATCCTTTTGCTTTTTGAGTTCCCTTTCTTTTCCCCCAGAAATAAGAACAAATTACAAACTTTGTGGCTATTTTTTCATATCAATGTTTTTCATATCAATTTTTTATGTGGCTATTTTTTCATATCAATGTGCTTATAAATCTGAGGGATGGGCTTGGAAGGGGTATATTCTAGTTTCATATTCAAATGGACTTGGGCCTGTTAATACCATTGCAGGTTATTTATAAAATGAAGGGCATCTTTTACTGCAGGTTATTGAACAGTGTCTCAGAGTTCTGTGTAATCCTTTTGGCCTTTGATAGTGTAGAGTCTGTGCAAGTGATGTCAGGAGTAACAATAACATTGGCTTCTGCTTTTTGTATGCAAGGCCATCTATACTATTCTTTGAGTCTGCATCTGCCTTTTGTCTGCTAGGCCACCTTGTTGGCGATTTCTTTAACTACTTTGCTTGCAGATGTCGCTAATATTTGTTCCTGGCAAAGCATACATATAACTTAAGGAATGAATATATGTTTGTAATCATTGCTTACCTTAATGTTTGAGAAAATCATACACAAGGCATAAATGACTTGGCTGTTATTGAGTTCCATCCATTTGGATTtagtttttgggtgatttttagCTACATATGGAGTTGTTTCTCTCACAAAGCTTGTTTTTTAATCAAAAAGAAGATGATTTGGTACATGCAATGGCTTGGTTGACGACTGTTTTAACCTCACTGTCACAGGTTCCCTCTCCCTGCCTCTTTGCAGGTGCATGTCACCAGCCTGTTACACACTGACTTGAATAAGCATGCGTTACTGTGCGTGCTAAAGTTTTTTcttctcccctttttttttggggtgtgtgtgtgtgtgtgtgagagagagagagagagaggggtaCGAAAGTCATGCATTTTCTGGCCTTTTCCATTTATATGTCTTAGCATTTATGCTCGAAGGTATGCTagtaaaatcatgaaatagttTGTCCCTCGCTACGCTGATTCTTCCAattttttcctcatttttggATCTGTTTCAGGTTACCCCAAGTGCTCATTTTCATAATGATCTTGGTTTAGATAGTCTTGATACTGTGGAGATTGTTATGGCTCTTGAAGAAGAGTTTGGATTTGAGATTCCAGACAATGAAGCTGACAAGATAAGCTCCATAAATCTCGCTGTGGACTTCATTGCATCTCATCCTCAAGCAAAATAGGGGAACATCAATCACTTCAATTATGATTTTGCCTTGAGAACTTGCACCATGAGGGGATAGTGTTCCAACGCCTACaactttttgtaccatccatTTTGCTAGATTTCTATTCCATAATCTGCATTCTGGTTGGGAATTGTTCTCTGCTGAGATACTTCAGTTTTTTTGGCTTCAAGCTAGGTTATCAAAGCTGCAAATACAGTTAATAATTTGCATTCCTACTAAAACTTGTGATCTTTGTAATTCAATTGTTCATGTTCCACCCATGCTACCGACTAATTGTTTTCTTACCCATGCTACCGCCTAATTGTTTTCTGTTCAATTAATATTTTGCTGAATGCGTTGCATTTATGGCCAGTATCTTGCTATCATTTCCTTGACAACCCTGAAGTACTCGAGTCTTTAGCTCTTTTAAGGTCGGTTGAAATAGCAGAACATTTAGCAGGGTAGATAAATGTTAACTGTTTAGAGCTTCAACTGCATTAAAAAGCAAGGACCTTGGGCTAATCAGGTTTTGTTGAACATTGGGGAAATTGGCCCACTTccattttggacaaaaatctaAATGTAAAACAAAAAGCCCCTACGTGGTATGATTTGGATTGGCCCGTTTGCGTCTTGACTTGGATTGTTctcctctttctctctttttttttttttttaaaaaaggattTGTGATAAgaaacctcttttttttttttttcaaaaggatttgtgttaagaaaataaattaatCTCTCTTCGTGTCAGTGTATACATTCACAAGTCTAGATATACgttatattatttcaatttaaatttaaatattaaattttatatttgtgaTATGCATCTAAATCTGTTAATatatacataaaaaaaattatccaaaaaaaatgaattttagatttttCATACGGTCGCATAGGACAATATAGGTTGAAAACGCATCTATTGGgcagaaaggaaaataaaacagtAATGCGGATCAACAAATTTAAGAAAACACCAATTCTAATTTGGATAAAAATTGGAAATTATTCTAGTTAAACGGTATGCTTTATATGGTAAGACTTGTATTAATTAATTACAAATTTATTACCCCACAAAATTACTTTTAACGTAaaactgtaaaaaaaaaaaaaaaaaagtgtagaaACAAATGAAGTCAACCGGTCTTCCAAAGAGTTTTTCGTGTGTTCAGGGGCGAAGACTTTGACTGAGAAATCTGAAAACGACCCCGTTGCTGACTGCTATATTTCTACAAAGACCGTCCTGCTTAGAATAAACCCCCAATATTGGTCAGTATTACAAGAATACTTTCTAGCGCAGGCTTGTAGGCAAATGGCCGGGTCTACTCAACtctaaaattttacttttgcaCTGTCCTTTAAACTAGTCaagtcattttcattttcattttgaagaaaaaaaaaaagaggagtcaTTTTTACATTTACCTAAATATTAAGTATTATTTCTAAAagttatataatttttaaaaaattttacttagGGACACTGCTAAGTTTGTGCTCAAAcgtgggaaaagaaaaaagcactACTTTCTTTAACAAGGTATCACTATTGCAATTATATGGTATGATATAAGAACTAGTGAATGTAAGTGGATACAAAATAAAACGAAGAATTGCATCATTGTACAATACAAAACATATTAAGCTTCCATAAGCACGAGTGTGAGGTAAAATGGATCTAGAGAGTGAATTGTGTGTAGTTTTTAAGCTATACAATTATAATTTCATATAAATAAAGTATATTCAAATTTCTCTGCTAATCTATATATTTGTATACTGTAACAATTTTTTTGATGTTgtgtatataaaataaaaaaaaataatttaaaaaatgtgTCGAtgatacaaataaataaaaatcatgcaaataaacactatccaaacaaaccaaatcatCCAATTAGCAACAATTTTAGTGCAATTTAAGCACCAAGGCACAAAACCACAAGCCTAAGCCTAAGGTGGAAAAATAAAAGGCCTAATGAGAATGTACTAGAAGAGCTGCAATTGGATGCAGCAACGTGCAAGTGAATTCTCATTGGAGGACGGGTCAATTCATTCAAAAAGTCCGATTCCACGAGGCTAATGTTGCAATTAACTCCAAAATCTCAGGCAAAGTTTCCACCCATTTTTCTATAATTAGACCCAACGCTCCAATTCTACATTCCAACGATCCGAGAAACATGGCTGGATCAAGTCACGGCAACAGCCGTCTACTACTACTGCTGTTAACGTTTCTGCTGCTCCTATGTAGCTCATTTTTCAGCTCTTCACTTGCTGAAATCATTTTCGAGGAGAGATTTGAGGGTATGATTTTTTAATTTCTACTTCCATTTTCTTGTACCCTTCTCTAGTTTTCATGTGTACAAGTACCAAGTGGCAGGAAAGTATGGAAAGAAGGGTTGATTTTCCCTGGAGCTGTGTCTGCTGGCAGCTCAGTTTCTTGAactcaaaactagaaaaaggGCTGAACTGTTTTGAATCCAGCAAAATGGCCTGATGGGGTGGCGATATGCTCTTTAATGCTAGTAGGGAATACCAAGCAAACCCTTTGTTTGGTTGTTGCTGTCGTTGTCGTTATAGGacaaagtttttcattttcttttttactgtacttcttgaaattttgtgTTTTGAAGTTTTTGAAGTGGATTTTGTTTGCTGAATTTGAGATTATGGTTTTGTTCATAAAGTTGCATCTTTTATGTGCTTGGACTGGTTGATTCATGTGCTTCTTTTGGTCTGTGAAAGATGGGTGGCAGAGCAGGTGGGTCAAGTCGGATTGGAAAAAGAGTGAAGGGAAAGCAGGTTCTTTTAAGCACACTGCTGGAAAGTGGCCTGGTGATCCTGATGATAAAGGTTTATATCTGTCACTATTTGTATTCTTTACC contains:
- the LOC140014811 gene encoding acyl carrier protein 2, mitochondrial-like; translation: MAARNALLKYLRVNVHPVQPFLQNPRTVIGGSISNFLRHRCFSEEVRGSFLDKSEVTDRVVTVVKNFQKVDPSKVTPSAHFHNDLGLDSLDTVEIVMALEEEFGFEIPDNEADKISSINLAVDFIASHPQAK